A section of the Streptomyces sp. NBC_01591 genome encodes:
- a CDS encoding polysaccharide lyase 6 family protein, whose product MQRRTFLMASAAGAALVVAPTSGLLTASASAAPAAVGSLDELQAAIDRARPGDRIVVADGRYTVPSDRPLTIRNKQGTERAPITVVARSRGGVVLEGEHSFVLDSSSHVTLSGFSFRQSSTLDIPPNCSHIRLTRNDFQLADIEGLHWVMVRADDSKVDHNHFHGKSTLGIYLGIEGAGTEEMAQRVHVFRNYFSDHTFAGSNGGEPIRLGVSPRALSSAHAVVEYNLFERANGDPEAISVKSSDNVIRHNTIRDSLGGIVLRHGNRNRVDGNYLVAGTEGVRIYGNDHVIVNNHLAGLSGRALVIGSGSERDHLPGETPDARRGNDAPDRVVIAYNTLVNNKGTLSGESQRPHEPRDVTVADNLLVGGFGDLVAMAHTVRFTWSGNILWGAAADGNIPSGGYTRIDPKLVTGPDGVARPAADSPVIDAGTLRRPPVTHDIDGDPRGRSRDVGADEYANRAPRRGPLTPADVGPHAR is encoded by the coding sequence ATGCAACGCCGCACGTTCCTCATGGCTTCCGCGGCAGGGGCGGCGCTGGTCGTCGCCCCGACCAGCGGTCTCCTGACCGCGAGCGCGAGCGCGGCCCCGGCTGCCGTCGGTTCGCTGGACGAGCTCCAGGCCGCGATCGACCGGGCACGGCCGGGTGACCGCATCGTCGTGGCCGACGGCAGGTACACCGTCCCGTCGGACCGGCCCCTCACCATCCGGAACAAGCAGGGCACCGAGCGCGCGCCCATCACCGTCGTCGCCCGGTCCCGCGGCGGCGTCGTACTCGAAGGCGAACACAGCTTCGTCCTCGACTCCTCCAGCCACGTCACCCTCAGCGGCTTCTCCTTCCGCCAGAGCAGCACCCTGGACATCCCCCCGAACTGCTCGCACATCAGGCTGACCCGCAACGATTTCCAGCTCGCCGACATCGAGGGCCTGCACTGGGTGATGGTGCGTGCGGACGACAGCAAGGTCGACCACAACCACTTCCACGGCAAGTCCACTCTCGGCATCTACCTCGGCATCGAGGGCGCGGGCACGGAGGAGATGGCCCAACGCGTCCATGTGTTCAGGAACTACTTCTCCGACCACACCTTCGCCGGATCCAACGGCGGTGAGCCGATCCGGCTCGGCGTCAGCCCCCGGGCACTGTCCAGCGCCCATGCCGTCGTGGAGTACAACCTGTTCGAGCGCGCCAACGGTGACCCGGAGGCCATCTCCGTCAAGAGCTCGGACAACGTCATCCGGCACAACACCATCCGCGACAGCCTCGGCGGGATCGTCCTCCGGCACGGCAACCGCAACCGGGTGGACGGCAATTACCTCGTCGCCGGCACGGAAGGCGTGCGGATCTACGGCAACGACCATGTGATCGTCAACAACCACCTCGCCGGTCTGTCCGGGCGGGCCCTGGTGATCGGCAGCGGTTCGGAGCGCGACCACCTGCCCGGCGAGACGCCCGACGCGCGCCGCGGCAACGACGCACCCGACCGGGTCGTCATCGCGTACAACACCCTGGTGAACAACAAGGGCACACTCTCCGGCGAGAGCCAGCGCCCCCACGAGCCGCGCGATGTGACCGTCGCGGACAACCTGCTCGTCGGGGGCTTTGGCGACCTGGTCGCGATGGCGCACACCGTACGGTTCACCTGGTCCGGCAACATCCTGTGGGGTGCCGCCGCCGACGGCAACATCCCCTCCGGCGGCTACACCCGCATCGACCCGAAGCTGGTGACCGGCCCGGACGGCGTGGCCCGGCCGGCCGCGGACAGCCCGGTGATCGACGCGGGCACGCTCAGGCGGCCACCGGTCACCCACGACATCGACGGGGACCCGCGCGGCCGGTCCCGGGACGTGGGCGCGGACGAGTACGCGAACAGGGCGCCCAGGCGCGGGCCGCTGACCCCGGCCGACGTCGGTCCCCACGCCCGCTGA